The Anopheles coluzzii chromosome 2, AcolN3, whole genome shotgun sequence genome window below encodes:
- the LOC120950503 gene encoding uncharacterized protein LOC120950503: MERLKIWFRINQIGDGDKKDYLLHYMGGPTYDVLCNKLQNADPYTKSFDEIVALLRNHFNPAPLEILENFKFTSRKQLENESLSDYLMELEKLAKSCNFDSYLDKALRNQFVFGIRNRGIQSRLLEVRDLTLSKAKDIAFGMEMSLRGTEEMHGTSPRCEVQQVTANTKKISSTNNGQQRKCYRCGDTNHMANRCQHKQTVCSACGKRGHLQKVCLSRHNNRRQENTHYLEENDPKDVLHVSTVQNHAGDPVVDIY, from the exons ATGGAACGGCTAAAAATTTGGTTTAGAATCAACCAAATTGGAGATGGCGATAAAAAGGACTACCTTCTACATTACATGGGCGGCCCTACGTACGACGTATTATGCAACAAGCTGCAAAACGCCGATCCCTACACGAAGTCATTCGACGAAATCGTTGCACTCCTGAGAAATCACTTCAACCCTGCACCGCTAGAAATCCTAGAAAACTTCAAGTTTACTAGCCGTAAGCAATTGGAGAACGAATCATTGAGCGATTACTTAATGGAGTTAGAGAAGCTGGCTAAAAGCTGCAATTTTGATTCGTACTTAGACAAAGCGCTGAGAAATCAATTTGTCTTTGGCATTCGGAATCGTGGAATACAGTCACGATTGCTGGAAGTACGCGATCTTACACTATCCAAAGCCAAGGACATTGCGTTTGGAATGGAAATGTCATTGCGTGGGACCGAGGAAATGCATGGAACCAGCCCGAGATGTGAAGTGCAACAAGTTACGGCCAATACAAAGAAAATATCATCGACAAACAACGGTCAACAGCGAAAGTGCTACAGATGCGGCGATACAAATCACATGGCTAATAGATGCCAGCACAAGCAAACGGTTTGCAGCGCTTGTGGGAAAAGAGGACATCTacaaaaagtgtgtttgtctCGCCACAACAACAGGCGTCAGGAGAACACACATTATTTGGAGGAAAACGACCCAAAGGATGTTCTTCATGTGAGCACGGTCCAGAATCATGCTG GTGATCCAGTCGTCGACATCTACTGA